Proteins encoded in a region of the Manduca sexta isolate Smith_Timp_Sample1 chromosome 1, JHU_Msex_v1.0, whole genome shotgun sequence genome:
- the LOC115455492 gene encoding uncharacterized protein LOC115455492: MDKKGFAAPQPKPLKPKRPPTSTVASSSRKPVQNANKEKIQIRKKNTTIAEGDISIFKPEVSTPDFDAEYRQIAYGKFMRAMLEECLVDEKVEREETQMDIQMAQLADRFQKTVDQLDKTNRRLKEINFVVEQKRLLDLKNQDCSQFYETTEKSQVEELVNNLKNTEQASLDKLQTKNVNFGYDKESGHKQLLDAVNDAIEGLEQIKKHSNLNLEKFKEYEKSQKSLHEIERERFDLESLKTEFETRFPSFTEKLISEASDRIAKLMDNDD, from the exons atggACAAAAAAGGCTTCGCCGCACCGCAACCGAAACCGTTGAAGCCAAAACGACCACCAACCAGCACGGTCGCAAGTTCGTCTAGGAAACCAGTGCAAAATGCgaacaaagaaaaaattcaaattcggAAAAAGAACACAACCATAGCGGAGGGCGACATCTCTATATTCAAACCGGAAGTATCTACGCCAGATTTCGATGCGGAATACCGCCAAATTGCGTACGGGAAGTTTATGCGCGCGATGCTTGAAGAATGCTTGGTTGACGAAAAAGTTGAGCGCGAAGAGACCCAAATGGACATACAAATGGCGCAGTTAGCGGACAGATTTCAAAAAACGGTTGATCAGTTGGACAAAACTAATAGAAGATTGAAAGAGATCAACTTTGTTGTGGAACAGAAAAG aTTACTGGACTTAAAGAACCAGGACTGCTCACAGTTCTATGAGACAACAGAAAAATCGCAAGTTGAGGAATTAgtcaataacttaaaaaatacagaaCAAGCTTCCTTagacaaattacaaacaaaaaatgtcaACTTTGGCTATGACAAGGAAAGTGGGCATAAACAACTATTAGATGCAGTGAACGATGCCATAGAAGGCTTGgaacagataaaaaaacattcaaatttgaatttggaaaagtttaaagaatatgaaaaatcaCAGAAGAGTCTACATGAGATTGAAAGGGAAAGATTTGATTTGGAAAGTCTTAAGACGGAGTTTGAGACGAGATTTCCAAGTTTTACTGAGAAGTTGATTTCTGAGGCATCGGACAGGATCGCAAAGTTGATGGATAATGATGACTGA